A genomic window from Pseudoalteromonas piratica includes:
- a CDS encoding CDP-glycerol--glycerophosphate glycerophosphotransferase encodes MNKRYLMFVMQPYSYAILRPLQSAILARGDEVAWFLSGNDVNAASLTEQEHYLSTIEQVKAYKPDAVFVPGNVVPDFIPGAKVQVFHGLEYKKKGHFAIRGFFDLYCTHGPLTTEPFQKLAKKHGYFNVVETGWPKLDPYFDYARCINDKPVILYAPTFSPSLSSLPHLFEQIKLLAQSNKFKIVIKFHPKTKTEWQQLYRSYNNDNLIIDNGDNLIPLIQQADIVISDTSSAVDEALLIGKPVITFNNSSPQAALINIDKPSDLNITIDKALNLSDGHQEEIDNYIKQVHPYQDGKSAERVLQAVDELLIRGVKRKPLNLIRKYKIRKLMKYYKLG; translated from the coding sequence ATGAATAAGCGTTATTTGATGTTTGTAATGCAGCCTTATAGCTATGCTATTTTAAGGCCTTTGCAGTCTGCAATATTAGCTCGTGGTGATGAGGTGGCTTGGTTTTTATCAGGAAATGATGTAAATGCAGCCAGCTTAACTGAACAAGAGCATTACTTATCCACTATTGAACAGGTAAAAGCATACAAGCCCGACGCGGTATTTGTGCCAGGCAATGTTGTGCCTGACTTTATTCCAGGCGCTAAGGTACAAGTATTTCACGGTTTAGAATACAAAAAGAAAGGCCACTTTGCGATTCGAGGCTTTTTTGATCTTTATTGCACACATGGGCCTCTCACCACAGAGCCTTTTCAAAAATTAGCAAAAAAGCATGGCTATTTTAATGTAGTAGAAACCGGCTGGCCAAAATTAGATCCTTATTTTGATTACGCCAGATGCATCAATGACAAACCAGTAATACTGTATGCGCCTACTTTTTCACCCAGCTTATCTTCTTTACCTCATCTTTTTGAGCAGATAAAGCTGTTGGCTCAATCGAATAAGTTCAAAATTGTCATTAAGTTTCACCCTAAAACCAAAACTGAATGGCAACAACTTTATCGCAGCTATAATAATGACAATTTAATTATCGATAATGGTGATAACTTAATTCCACTTATCCAACAAGCTGATATTGTAATTTCTGATACATCAAGTGCTGTGGATGAAGCATTATTGATAGGTAAACCCGTTATTACTTTTAATAACTCATCACCTCAAGCAGCATTAATCAACATAGATAAGCCTTCAGACTTGAACATAACCATTGATAAAGCACTCAATTTGTCTGATGGTCATCAAGAAGAGATAGACAACTACATAAAGCAAGTTCACCCATACCAAGATGGTAAAAGTGCTGAACGAGTTTTGCAGGCTGTTGATGAATTATTGATAAGAGGCGTAAAACGCAAACCGCTTAATTTGATAAGAAAATATAAAATCAGAAAGCTTATGAAATACTATAAATTAGGTTAA
- a CDS encoding pentapeptide repeat-containing protein, which translates to MSHAPKCQYKSPENEQCSELDMGGGYCFWHDQKYDKSGLALTEKLERYAQRGGLLKGLQLKRADLTGLNLVNHNGPHFDLSYSNFYRANMQNAHLYNTSIRNASLMKADLRDANLHCAKLEGTNLLGVKLVGARIDNMKLGHTLLQEDLARKAEKQKDSEKALDYFEQSEEIYRDLRNAAENQGLLEVSGKFNHKVLIMRRHQYPKWSRHRFASKFFDVLCGYGERPVNVIFFSMMLILLCAFGYFMFGVNFNGETIQFSATQNTKTNLMALVNSLYFSVVTFTTLGYGDITPLGYSRLIAAFEAFCGSFSLALFVVVFVKKMTR; encoded by the coding sequence ATGAGTCATGCACCTAAATGCCAGTACAAATCGCCTGAAAATGAGCAATGCTCTGAGCTTGATATGGGGGGGGGTTATTGTTTTTGGCATGATCAAAAGTATGATAAAAGCGGCCTAGCATTAACAGAAAAACTTGAACGTTACGCGCAACGTGGCGGTTTGCTTAAAGGGCTTCAACTAAAACGCGCGGATCTAACCGGGCTGAACCTGGTGAATCATAATGGTCCACATTTTGATTTATCCTATAGCAACTTTTATCGCGCTAATATGCAAAATGCGCATCTTTATAATACATCCATTCGCAACGCTTCTTTAATGAAAGCCGATTTACGTGATGCTAATTTGCACTGTGCCAAATTAGAGGGGACCAATTTACTTGGTGTTAAATTAGTCGGTGCTCGTATTGATAATATGAAGCTTGGTCACACCCTACTTCAAGAAGATCTTGCTCGTAAAGCCGAAAAACAAAAGGACAGCGAAAAGGCTCTTGACTATTTTGAACAGTCTGAAGAAATATATCGTGACCTAAGAAACGCAGCTGAAAACCAAGGGTTATTGGAAGTGTCGGGCAAGTTTAATCATAAAGTGCTGATTATGCGCCGGCATCAATACCCTAAATGGTCACGCCATCGTTTTGCATCAAAATTTTTTGATGTGTTATGCGGCTATGGCGAGAGACCAGTCAACGTAATTTTCTTTTCGATGATGCTGATCTTACTGTGTGCCTTTGGTTACTTTATGTTTGGCGTTAATTTCAACGGTGAGACAATTCAGTTTAGCGCGACACAAAATACAAAAACAAATTTAATGGCACTTGTTAACAGCTTGTATTTCAGTGTTGTTACCTTCACCACGCTTGGCTATGGGGACATCACCCCACTCGGCTATTCGCGTTTAATTGCGGCTTTTGAAGCCTTTTGCGGTAGCTTTTCATTAGCCTTGTTCGTGGTTGTTTTTGTCAAAAAGATGACAAGATAA
- a CDS encoding M48 family metallopeptidase: MLIKYQLKRSKKRKTLAIKIKFNQVMVYAPYYLPINVVEDWLSTKQVWIEKHLRNQQNRPVANSILQQQNYVLLGQTYALRFEQHAIKSEVIIDDAIIQIYTSKRVKHTQEKQLKLLMSVVSTRLTQYCEIQASHMANKLGVSFSKVSVKHIRSRWGSCDSKGRLQFNLQLASAPLWVIDYVVAHEVAHLQVMDHSKRFWQIVKRIYPDYLNAEKWLKNKGFELDIFKI, from the coding sequence ATGTTGATCAAATATCAGTTAAAACGTAGTAAAAAAAGAAAAACGCTCGCAATCAAAATCAAATTTAATCAAGTAATGGTATATGCACCTTATTACTTGCCAATTAACGTGGTTGAAGACTGGCTTTCTACAAAGCAAGTTTGGATTGAAAAACATTTAAGAAATCAGCAAAACAGGCCTGTTGCTAACTCTATTTTGCAGCAACAGAACTATGTTTTATTAGGGCAAACATATGCGCTTAGATTTGAGCAACATGCGATAAAATCTGAGGTTATTATTGATGATGCAATAATACAGATTTACACGTCTAAGCGGGTCAAGCACACTCAAGAAAAGCAACTTAAACTGTTAATGTCAGTTGTCAGCACGCGATTAACTCAATACTGTGAAATCCAGGCAAGCCACATGGCAAATAAATTAGGAGTCAGTTTTTCAAAAGTGAGTGTAAAACACATTCGCAGTCGCTGGGGGTCATGTGATTCAAAAGGACGATTGCAGTTTAATTTGCAATTAGCCAGTGCGCCGTTATGGGTGATTGATTATGTAGTTGCTCATGAAGTGGCACATTTGCAAGTGATGGATCACAGTAAGCGCTTTTGGCAAATTGTGAAAAGAATTTATCCGGACTATTTAAATGCAGAGAAATGGTTGAAAAACAAAGGCTTTGAACTAGATATATTTAAGATATGA
- a CDS encoding YchJ family protein, with the protein MCHCGNSQTFETCCSPIISGEIKAKNAEQLMRSRYSAYCEKNSEYIHNTYANSKRAANSVREIAAFAELADFIGLTVYRFEESDNTAIVHFKADYLCDGYYCQLEETSNFTLEDGEWRYLDGTLTPHTEQKIGRNDKCPCGSEKKFKKCHAA; encoded by the coding sequence ATGTGCCATTGCGGAAATTCTCAAACGTTTGAAACATGTTGCTCTCCCATTATTAGTGGAGAAATAAAAGCTAAAAATGCTGAACAACTGATGCGCTCACGTTACAGTGCTTATTGCGAAAAAAATAGCGAATATATTCATAATACCTACGCTAACAGTAAACGTGCTGCTAACAGTGTTCGCGAAATTGCTGCATTTGCTGAGTTAGCAGATTTTATAGGCTTGACTGTATACCGCTTTGAAGAAAGCGATAACACTGCAATTGTGCATTTTAAAGCGGATTATCTTTGTGATGGCTACTACTGCCAATTAGAAGAAACTTCAAATTTTACTTTAGAAGATGGTGAATGGCGCTACTTAGATGGTACCCTCACTCCGCACACAGAACAAAAGATAGGGCGTAACGACAAATGCCCATGCGGTAGCGAAAAAAAGTTCAAAAAATGCCATGCGGCTTAG
- a CDS encoding NCS2 family permease: MFEKLFKINQQGSSVKREVIAGITTFVTMVYIVFVNPAMLAEAGIDQGAAFVATCLAAAIGCFIMGFWANYPIALAPGMGLNAFFTYGVVLGMGYSWQSALAAVFFSGIIFLLLSLFKVREWIINAIPLVLKRAIATGIGAFLALIALKNSGIIVASPATLVQLGDISQAGPLLAIISFFFIAALLYRDIKSGVLFSILGVTAIALSLGLVEYNGIVSMPPSLAPTWMELDFASALELSMLSVIFAFLFVDLFDTSGTLVAVSQKAGFSDEKGNIPRMGRALSADSCATIAGATLGTSTTTSYIESVAGVSVGGKTGLTAVVVGLCFLLMLFFAPLAAMVPAYATAGAILYVAVLMLQNLKLIDWDDMTEAVPVAVVLLMTPLTFSIAHGIALGFIAYTAVKVMCNRADEVSISVWILSILFVIKFAVL; the protein is encoded by the coding sequence ATGTTCGAAAAACTTTTTAAAATAAACCAACAAGGCAGTTCGGTTAAACGTGAAGTGATCGCTGGGATCACCACATTTGTCACTATGGTTTACATAGTATTTGTTAATCCTGCTATGCTTGCCGAAGCAGGTATTGACCAAGGCGCAGCATTTGTTGCCACTTGCTTAGCTGCCGCGATTGGCTGTTTTATTATGGGCTTTTGGGCAAATTATCCAATCGCACTTGCTCCGGGTATGGGGTTAAATGCGTTTTTCACCTATGGTGTGGTGCTTGGTATGGGCTATAGCTGGCAAAGTGCGCTAGCGGCGGTGTTCTTTTCAGGCATTATATTTTTACTGTTAAGCCTCTTTAAGGTTAGAGAATGGATTATCAATGCCATTCCATTAGTGCTAAAACGAGCAATTGCCACAGGTATTGGTGCCTTCTTAGCACTGATTGCCCTTAAAAATTCAGGAATTATTGTGGCAAGTCCTGCAACCTTAGTGCAGCTTGGCGATATTTCACAAGCAGGTCCGTTACTTGCGATTATTAGCTTTTTCTTTATCGCAGCGCTGTTATATCGAGATATTAAAAGCGGCGTGTTGTTTAGTATTTTAGGTGTGACTGCAATCGCATTATCACTTGGGTTAGTGGAATATAATGGGATTGTATCAATGCCACCATCTCTGGCACCGACATGGATGGAGTTAGACTTTGCAAGTGCGCTTGAACTGTCCATGTTAAGTGTTATTTTTGCGTTTCTTTTCGTGGATCTATTCGATACTTCCGGCACGCTAGTGGCGGTTTCACAAAAAGCCGGTTTTTCAGATGAGAAGGGCAATATTCCGCGTATGGGCCGTGCACTGAGCGCTGACAGCTGTGCAACAATTGCGGGTGCCACACTTGGTACTTCAACCACGACCTCTTACATTGAGTCTGTTGCGGGTGTTTCGGTTGGTGGCAAAACGGGATTAACCGCGGTTGTAGTAGGCTTATGCTTTTTACTAATGCTATTTTTTGCGCCACTTGCAGCAATGGTTCCGGCTTATGCAACAGCTGGAGCAATTTTATATGTTGCTGTATTGATGCTACAAAATTTAAAACTGATTGATTGGGATGATATGACAGAAGCTGTGCCGGTTGCTGTTGTACTATTAATGACACCACTAACATTTTCTATCGCGCATGGTATTGCGCTCGGTTTTATTGCTTATACAGCAGTAAAAGTGATGTGTAATCGTGCCGACGAAGTAAGTATTAGTGTTTGGATTCTATCAATATTATTTGTAATTAAGTTTGCTGTATTATAA
- a CDS encoding CDP-glycerol--glycerophosphate glycerophosphotransferase: MDPGAVRKYLFFISQNYSYAILRPLQQEIIRRGDEVAWFLWGDEVNARYLKENERHIKTVDDVKVYHPDAVFVPGNMVPRFFPGLKVAVFHGFDAGKLNRRGKNDHFNIRQCFDLYCTQGPNTTSVFSQLAKKHGYFNVVETGWPTLDPLFDKVEGATSKANEAKTKKTVLMCSTFSRNLTCAPHLFEQVKKESATGEWQWLVQFHPKMPKQIIQQYKTLESEHLTFVETDNVLPLLKQADVMLCDTSSVIQMFIVQNKPVVTFNNIDPQPHMVNFTDPALLAEKLDYALKYPACLQKNVSDYIQQLHPYRDGNSSARVLEAVEQVLQGHLTTAKKKPLNLLRNLKLRKKLNYWKFN; encoded by the coding sequence ATGGATCCCGGTGCAGTGCGCAAATACTTGTTTTTCATATCTCAAAACTACAGTTACGCTATTTTAAGACCATTACAACAAGAAATTATTCGTCGCGGTGATGAGGTGGCTTGGTTTTTGTGGGGGGATGAGGTTAATGCACGTTATTTAAAAGAGAATGAACGTCATATTAAGACAGTAGATGACGTTAAGGTCTATCACCCAGATGCGGTATTTGTGCCAGGCAATATGGTGCCAAGATTTTTTCCAGGACTTAAAGTTGCGGTATTTCACGGTTTTGATGCGGGAAAATTAAATCGCCGTGGCAAAAATGACCATTTTAATATTCGTCAGTGTTTTGATCTTTATTGTACACAAGGCCCAAATACTACATCGGTATTTTCACAATTAGCAAAAAAACATGGCTATTTTAATGTGGTAGAAACTGGCTGGCCAACACTTGATCCTTTATTTGATAAAGTTGAGGGTGCTACATCAAAAGCTAATGAGGCAAAGACTAAGAAAACCGTATTAATGTGTTCTACGTTCTCACGCAATTTAACTTGTGCGCCTCATTTATTTGAGCAAGTGAAAAAAGAAAGTGCAACAGGTGAGTGGCAATGGCTTGTTCAATTTCATCCAAAAATGCCAAAACAGATTATTCAGCAATATAAAACACTTGAAAGTGAACACTTAACCTTTGTTGAGACTGACAATGTTTTACCGTTATTAAAGCAAGCAGATGTTATGTTGTGCGATACATCATCGGTCATTCAAATGTTTATAGTTCAAAATAAGCCGGTAGTGACCTTTAACAATATTGACCCACAACCACATATGGTGAATTTTACTGACCCCGCATTACTTGCGGAAAAACTGGATTATGCCCTTAAGTATCCAGCCTGTTTGCAAAAAAATGTCAGCGATTATATCCAGCAACTTCACCCTTACAGAGATGGCAATTCGAGTGCTCGCGTACTCGAAGCAGTTGAGCAAGTGCTCCAAGGGCATCTCACCACCGCAAAAAAGAAACCACTCAATTTATTGCGTAATCTTAAATTAAGAAAAAAACTCAATTATTGGAAATTCAATTAA
- a CDS encoding CDP-glycerol glycerophosphotransferase family protein, translated as MKVIFDIQHLYYLPQYLPVIDALKAHNTEIELVGYKTDDEDLNRIIESALNETKLTIKIVHNWQDALAHYLAQKADWLVFGNAVADLEQLHTVSKTVLMQHGVGPKSCYYDVSKNPTTVRFVEGEKRLSNLQAMFPNGNFVDSGYAKLDPAINRSSLSISLSSLGLDESKPTILYAPTFYPSSIELFSANFASDYADYNVILKPHFFSLTKHRYSKQKAILESWAASDNVYLARVDEYNLLEFMAISDVMLSDASSAIFEFAALNKPVIWCDFYKLRWGYRGIFSFRFKKRIDESIEVFNELCDRAANYQELYELVKNAVKNPHIKQSIRKQICDEYVGKLDGKSAERICDYLISH; from the coding sequence ATGAAGGTTATTTTTGATATTCAACATCTGTATTATTTACCGCAGTATTTACCGGTAATTGATGCACTCAAAGCGCACAACACAGAAATTGAATTGGTTGGCTACAAAACTGACGACGAAGATTTAAACCGCATTATTGAGAGCGCATTAAACGAGACCAAGTTAACTATTAAAATTGTACACAATTGGCAAGATGCGTTAGCCCATTACTTAGCGCAAAAAGCAGATTGGTTAGTCTTTGGCAATGCCGTTGCGGATTTAGAACAGCTCCATACAGTGAGTAAAACCGTATTGATGCAACACGGTGTCGGCCCGAAAAGTTGTTATTATGATGTATCTAAAAATCCAACCACTGTGCGATTTGTTGAAGGTGAAAAGCGCCTGAGTAATCTGCAAGCCATGTTTCCCAATGGTAATTTTGTCGATAGTGGCTATGCCAAGTTGGACCCTGCTATCAATCGCAGCTCACTCAGTATCTCATTAAGTTCTCTTGGTTTAGATGAATCCAAACCAACTATTCTTTATGCGCCAACGTTTTACCCTAGTTCAATTGAATTATTTTCTGCGAACTTTGCGAGTGATTATGCGGACTATAATGTTATTCTTAAGCCTCATTTTTTTTCGCTGACTAAGCATCGTTATTCTAAACAAAAAGCCATACTAGAATCTTGGGCAGCAAGTGATAATGTATATTTAGCAAGGGTTGATGAATACAACTTGCTTGAATTTATGGCGATTTCAGATGTTATGTTATCAGATGCATCGTCTGCAATTTTTGAATTCGCAGCGCTAAATAAACCGGTTATCTGGTGTGACTTTTACAAGCTTCGTTGGGGTTATCGCGGTATATTTTCTTTTCGTTTTAAAAAACGAATTGATGAAAGTATTGAGGTCTTCAATGAATTATGTGATCGAGCAGCTAATTATCAAGAACTTTACGAGTTAGTTAAAAATGCGGTTAAAAACCCGCATATCAAACAGTCAATAAGAAAGCAAATATGTGATGAATACGTTGGTAAGCTTGATGGTAAATCGGCAGAGCGTATTTGTGATTATTTAATCTCACATTAA
- a CDS encoding response regulator — protein sequence MTQISEHPLKDKSILIIDDQKSFQKLLKGMLLQLGANNIVFYDSGEAALNKIDKNSVDIVFIDYNLGQGRNGKQFLEELKYLNKLSRHSISILVTGESTRSVVLSVLEIEPDDYLIKPFSTGMLKKRLSKLSARKKLFYDANQAIEDKQLAVAVEKFLALAEQHPRTSQFCFKRACQLYFELEEHQKAYDLLSQILEKARPTWALTYLAQASLLLKNYDGAIRICDELLGQNRFNIDALDIKAICLNKLNQGKESLFLIEQSCNISPHSFARQRKFSDIAHANNDYNAFVKAQNTLLLMSQGTAFAHIDYQLNYIRAIFNQLEAANSQQERSELTNQIKSSLKNAQSDSTVVEQQTLFDEFKTFCKARMSVSEGDFLEAKKLIAPLTSEQSLSHSVLPDSIITLLDLGEFDDAKAQLDKYQSSNQHNSQILSQLAQRNASLADKQSQFEQYNNQGIELYKKGNFQDAIVQFEMALKIAPMNTGSALNLLQALLQLLPRANKSADVILEKCQYNFTLVDGMALPPQHAKRLEDLKFEYNKLAKLYKQ from the coding sequence ATGACCCAAATAAGCGAACACCCATTAAAGGACAAATCAATTCTGATCATTGATGATCAGAAATCATTTCAGAAATTACTCAAAGGAATGTTATTACAACTGGGTGCTAACAATATTGTATTTTATGACTCGGGTGAAGCGGCACTTAACAAAATTGATAAAAACTCCGTGGATATTGTCTTTATCGACTATAACCTTGGTCAAGGTAGAAATGGCAAACAATTCCTTGAAGAGCTGAAATATTTAAACAAACTATCTCGTCATAGTATTTCGATTCTTGTGACTGGAGAAAGTACACGGTCAGTTGTGCTTTCAGTACTTGAGATTGAGCCTGATGATTATCTAATAAAACCTTTCTCAACGGGCATGCTTAAAAAGCGGCTTAGTAAATTATCAGCGAGAAAAAAATTATTCTATGATGCGAATCAAGCCATAGAAGACAAACAATTAGCTGTTGCTGTTGAAAAATTTTTAGCACTAGCAGAACAGCATCCTCGTACTTCCCAGTTCTGCTTCAAACGAGCGTGCCAATTATATTTTGAGTTAGAAGAACATCAAAAGGCGTATGATCTACTCAGTCAAATACTTGAAAAAGCAAGGCCTACATGGGCACTTACATACTTGGCTCAAGCTTCGTTACTGTTAAAAAATTACGACGGTGCCATTCGCATATGTGATGAATTACTCGGTCAAAATCGATTTAATATTGATGCTCTCGATATTAAAGCAATTTGTCTCAATAAACTAAATCAGGGTAAGGAATCTCTATTTTTAATCGAGCAAAGCTGTAATATTTCACCACACTCATTTGCTAGACAGCGTAAATTTAGTGATATTGCACACGCTAATAATGACTATAATGCCTTTGTAAAAGCCCAAAATACCTTACTTTTAATGTCTCAGGGTACTGCATTTGCCCATATTGATTATCAATTAAATTATATTCGCGCCATATTCAATCAATTAGAAGCCGCAAATTCACAACAGGAAAGGTCTGAGTTAACCAATCAGATTAAATCTTCGCTCAAAAACGCACAAAGTGACTCAACAGTAGTTGAACAACAAACACTTTTTGATGAGTTTAAAACATTTTGTAAAGCACGTATGAGTGTTAGCGAAGGTGATTTTTTAGAGGCTAAAAAATTAATTGCACCACTGACTTCAGAACAATCTTTAAGCCACTCAGTACTTCCAGACTCGATTATCACCTTATTAGATCTGGGTGAATTTGATGATGCCAAAGCGCAGCTAGATAAATATCAATCTTCCAACCAACATAATAGCCAAATATTATCTCAATTAGCGCAACGTAACGCGTCATTAGCAGATAAACAAAGTCAGTTCGAACAATACAATAACCAAGGTATTGAACTCTACAAAAAGGGGAATTTCCAAGACGCTATCGTACAGTTTGAAATGGCACTTAAAATCGCCCCTATGAATACCGGCAGTGCGTTAAATTTGCTTCAGGCTTTATTGCAGCTACTTCCACGTGCAAACAAATCTGCTGACGTAATCTTAGAAAAATGCCAATACAATTTTACCCTTGTTGATGGCATGGCACTACCACCACAGCACGCTAAGCGACTTGAAGATCTTAAGTTTGAATACAACAAGTTAGCTAAGCTCTATAAGCAATAA
- a CDS encoding adenylyltransferase/cytidyltransferase family protein: MSKIVYVSGTFDLFHRNHLKMIEYGRGLGDTLIVGVSTDELVCSYKNPPAVPFEERIAIVEALKYPDVVIPQRSLEHTQRIKDLNIDIFVVGDDWRGKYDYLRDLGVKVFYFPYGAGVSSSNLKERIYDQYRNLIDKSDKHENPDIV; this comes from the coding sequence ATGAGTAAAATTGTCTACGTTTCAGGTACCTTTGATTTGTTTCATCGCAATCATTTGAAAATGATTGAATACGGCAGAGGACTTGGTGATACCTTAATTGTCGGGGTGAGCACTGACGAGCTTGTGTGCAGCTATAAAAATCCACCTGCTGTTCCGTTTGAAGAGCGTATTGCGATTGTTGAAGCACTAAAATATCCTGATGTAGTTATTCCACAGCGTTCGTTAGAACATACGCAGCGCATTAAAGATCTGAATATCGATATTTTTGTTGTGGGCGATGATTGGCGTGGTAAATATGATTACCTTCGCGATCTCGGTGTTAAAGTATTTTATTTCCCATACGGTGCAGGTGTTAGTAGCTCAAACTTAAAAGAACGTATTTACGATCAGTATAGAAACTTAATAGATAAGTCGGATAAACATGAAAACCCAGATATCGTCTAA
- a CDS encoding tetratricopeptide repeat protein produces the protein MENTNQQLEIDSLTIEEVEQLILSTLLAIKKELSQKNTRLEMKDPERLFATSVTMSKAKNDVGAAKYMRFAALQGHVKAQFYLGMMFAKGAGLPQSVYHAYTWLCLAESQGSIEAVEAIGKLQPLLQAKQVTDAKKQAADLYEYIHDNQLQSEKIV, from the coding sequence ATGGAAAACACAAATCAACAATTAGAAATTGACTCATTAACCATCGAAGAAGTTGAGCAACTCATACTCTCAACATTATTGGCAATCAAAAAAGAACTAAGCCAAAAAAATACCAGATTGGAAATGAAAGACCCAGAACGCTTATTTGCAACTTCAGTGACCATGTCAAAAGCAAAAAATGATGTTGGAGCGGCAAAATACATGCGTTTTGCTGCGCTGCAAGGCCACGTAAAAGCGCAATTTTACTTAGGAATGATGTTCGCTAAAGGCGCAGGCCTGCCACAGAGCGTTTACCATGCTTATACTTGGTTATGTCTTGCTGAAAGCCAAGGGTCTATTGAAGCAGTAGAAGCCATTGGTAAATTACAGCCACTTTTGCAAGCTAAACAAGTTACGGACGCTAAAAAGCAAGCTGCTGATTTATATGAATATATTCATGACAATCAACTGCAAAGTGAAAAAATTGTGTAA
- a CDS encoding VC2046/SO_2500 family protein has protein sequence MQIEQIITHETQLGEQLSHSVATNRQSDFAFLLAMLSHDATDFSQFKLPKSDKQPPQDPLLQLAKIAAGPKKPFAAEPFNGLIGSDNCKMLLEQGLSAIQLNECLNPEPYTVKNNTKYIPPAVIDNCPPATQKKIIIEKNLALMNNQMDVNSFYNSIEKSQDYNFASVA, from the coding sequence ATGCAAATCGAACAAATCATCACACATGAAACGCAATTAGGCGAACAACTTTCTCATAGTGTTGCTACTAATCGTCAAAGTGATTTTGCATTTTTACTTGCCATGCTAAGTCATGACGCAACTGACTTTTCACAATTTAAGTTACCAAAAAGTGATAAACAGCCCCCGCAAGATCCGTTATTGCAACTTGCTAAAATAGCTGCGGGACCAAAAAAGCCCTTTGCAGCAGAGCCATTTAATGGCCTAATTGGTTCAGATAACTGTAAAATGTTGCTTGAACAAGGGTTATCAGCAATTCAACTAAATGAGTGCCTTAACCCTGAGCCCTACACTGTTAAAAACAATACGAAATATATTCCACCAGCTGTTATTGATAATTGCCCGCCAGCTACACAGAAAAAGATCATCATTGAAAAGAATTTGGCTTTAATGAATAACCAAATGGATGTGAATAGTTTTTATAATAGTATTGAGAAAAGCCAAGACTATAACTTCGCATCAGTTGCTTAA
- a CDS encoding SulA-like leucine-rich domain-containing protein encodes MLQAQHLSTPHTQQSDERATNKLSVINVQDDIQETMALIEILQKHTCENKWTLLLAPDAVPSKSLLESLSIDHSKLLIIRKRHLINIEYVVTSALKNGNFGAVISWTNMLDEVTLSGLAANQNQFNGYFYHFSASKGITANINIC; translated from the coding sequence ATGTTACAAGCTCAACACCTTTCAACACCACACACACAGCAAAGTGATGAACGTGCGACCAACAAACTAAGCGTTATTAATGTGCAAGATGACATTCAAGAAACGATGGCATTGATCGAAATCTTGCAAAAACATACCTGTGAGAATAAATGGACGTTACTCTTAGCGCCTGATGCGGTGCCAAGTAAATCGCTATTAGAAAGTTTATCGATTGACCACAGCAAGTTGCTCATCATTCGAAAGCGCCACTTAATCAATATTGAATATGTTGTCACTTCCGCATTGAAAAATGGTAATTTTGGCGCCGTGATTTCTTGGACAAATATGTTAGACGAAGTGACCTTGAGTGGACTTGCAGCCAACCAAAATCAATTTAATGGTTATTTTTATCACTTTTCAGCGAGTAAAGGGATAACTGCAAACATCAATATTTGTTAA